In Pseudomonadota bacterium, the genomic window CTTGCCCTCCGGCATTGTCCCGAGCGGCACCGATAAGCAAATCCGCAGTCTCGGCCTGGCGAAAACCGCTGAGGCCCTAGGGCACATCGAGGTGCGGGCGCTCGACAATGGGGAAAAGATTTATCTACGTGAGATCGCCCACATCACGAATCGCTTCAATAAGGACGATCCGCTTGTCTTCCGTGGCGGAGAGGCCGCCATAGAGCTTCAGGTCCAACGCGCACCTGCCTCCGACGCCTTGGAGCAAGCGACGTTTCTCGATGAGTATGTGCGCGAAATCCGGCCGACCCTGCCGCCCAATTTGAAGCTCGAGCAATATAATGATGTGGCGGAGGCGATTAACGACCGCATCAATCTGTTGCTCAAAAACGGCGCCAGCGGGTTGTTGTTGGTCGTTGCGGTCTTGTTTGTCTTTCTGAGCGGGCGCGTCGCATTTTGGGTGGCCGTGGGCATTCCCGTCGCCATGTTGGCAACTCTGGCGGCGATGGCGCTGATGGGCCAGTCAATCAATATGGTCTCTTTGTTCGCCATGATTATGGCCATCGGCATCATCGTCGACGATGCGATTGTCGTCGGCGAACATTCGGTGACCCGGCGCGCGGCCGGCGATTCGCCCACGCGAGCCGCCGAAATCGGTGCCAAGCACATGCTGGCGCCGGTGATCGCGGCCACGTTGACCACCCTCGCGGCCTTTCTTCCGTTATTTTTGGTGTCCGATATCATCGGCCAAATCATCTTTGCGATTCCGATGGTCATCATCGCGGTCCTGATTGCCAGCTTGATCGAATGTTTTTTCATCCTGCCCGGACACCTTCGCGGGGCACTGCGCCACGATCCGCGGCACGAAAATCGCTTCGCGCGCTGGTTCAATCCGCGCTTCGAGGCGTTTCGCGATGGCCACTTTGAACGCTTCGTTCGGACTTGCGTGGCCTGGCGCTACCTCTCGCTTAGCTTCGGCGTCGCCCTGTTGGTGTTGGTGTTCGGCCTCATGGCCGGCGGGCGGATCGGCTTCGTCTTTTTCCCCTCCCCAGAGTCCGATACGGTTTATGCCAACGTCGCATTTGTTGAAGGGACCAAGCGCGAAACCAGTTTTGCCATGTTGCAAGAGCTCGAACGCGCGCTCCGGGCCAGCGAGCAGACGCTTACCGGCGGCAAAGGCGAGCTTATCGTCGTCAGTATAGGGCAGCTCGGAAAACCGGTCGGGCGCTCCGACGGCTTCTTTCTAGGCAGCGGCGATCACATTGTCGGCATGCGGGTCGAGCTTGTGCCCTCGGATAGCCGCGCGGTGCGCACCCAAGAACTACTCAACACCTGGCGCGATGAAACCCGCCTGATGGCCGGCGTCGAGAACTTTACCGTGATCGAGGAGCAATCCGGCCCGCCGGGGCGGGAAATCGAGCTCCGCCTCAGCGGTCAATCGCTGGATGATCTCAAGGCGGCGGCGCTCGAAGCGCGCGCCCTTCTCGAACGCTTTCCCGGCGTGAGCGACGTGAATGATGACCTGCCTTACGGCAAACAAGAGGCAATAATCGAGGTGACGCCGCGTGGCCGTGCGCTCGGCTTCAACACCGAAAGCGTTGGGCGCCAAGTGCGCAATGCATTTGAAGGTGCGATCGCCAAGCGCTTCGCCCGCGGCGACGAGGAAATTACGGTGCGGGTACTTTATGACCGCGAATCCTTGAGCGAAGCGGATTTGCGAGGTCTCTATCTGTTAAGTCCAGGCGGCCAGCAAGTGCCGCTCTCCGAAGTGGTCGCATTCCGTGAAAAAACCGGATTTGCCCGTATCCGCCGTGAGGACGGCCTCAGAACCGCGAGCATCACGGCGGAGGTCGACGAGCGCCTAAACACCAGCGACGCGGTAATCCAGGCCCTGGAACAGGAAGGATTACATGCGCTGATGCGGCAGTACGGCGCGAACGCCGAGTTTCGCGGCAAGGCGGAAGAGCAACAGCGTACCCTAGGCGATATGAAACTCGGCGCGCTGATCGCATTGATATCGATTTACATGATTTTGGCGGCGATATTCTCAAGTTATATCCGCCCGCTATTTGTCATGGCGGTGATCCCCTTTGGTATCATCGGCGCGATAATCGGGCATCTTGTGCTCGGCTATGACGTCTCTGTTCTCAGCTTGGTCGCCCTGCTCGGCCTGTCGGGAATCGTCGTAAATGATTCGATTATTCTGGTACGCGCCATTCAAACCCGCACCGGCAACGGCGAATCCCTCACGGAAGCCCTTGTCGGTGGCGCGCGCGACAGGCTGCGCGCGGTTATTTTGACGTCGGTTACGACAATGTTCGGACTGTTGCCGCTGTTGTTCGAAACCAGCCTTCAAGCCCAGTTTCTCAAACCTATGGCCGTGACCATCGTATTCGGCTTGTTAGGCTCGACGGTGATCGTGCTGATTCTGGTGCCGGTGCTGTTGGCCGTGCAGGGCGACATTACCGCCCTGTTTGTCCGTTACTGGTCATTCGGCGCGGCGCGGCAGGGGAAATCCGGCTCTTAGTTGTCCTAGTCGCGCCAGAATCTCGGCACAATCAAAATCAAAACCGTAAACAGCTCCAGGCGTCCCAACAACATGGCGAAGGACAGCAACCATTTGGCCGCTTCGGGCAGGGATTGAAATGTGCCTGTTGGGCCGATGACGGGACCGAGCCCGGGTCCAACATTGGCGAGCGCCGTGGCAGCGCCGGAAATGCTGGTAATGTAATCGAGCCCCATCAGCGAAAGCGCCATGGCCAATACGGCGAAGCTGACAACGAAAAGAAAAAAGAATCCCATCACGGCGCCCGGCACAGTTTCCGGAATGGGCCGATGGTTATACTTCATGGGAAAAACGCCATGCGGCTGGATCAATTGATTGATTTGCACCCGCGCGGTTGCGTAAAGCACCTGGAAGCGAAACACCTTGATGCCGCCAGTGGTCCCGCCGGTACAGCCGCCGATAAACATCAGCACGGTAAAGGCCGGCAAAGCGAAACTGCCCCAACTGCCGAAATCGGCCGAGGAATAGCCGGTTCCGGTTAAAATCGAAACGGCATTGAAGGCGGCATAACGCACCGCATCGTCCACTGCCATGCCGCTTGACAGCCAGAGCCAGCCCGAAAGCGCCAACAGCGCGACCAGTAGGATTCCCATAAACCACCGCACCTGCGTATCACGCCACAAGCGCTTGGCGCCGCCACGCACGGCTTGCAGATAGAGCACAAACGGCAACGAGCCCAATATCATGAAGACGATGGCAATGGCTTCGATCGTCGGACTGTCGAACAATCCCAGGGAGCGATCTGACGTTGAATAGCCGCCGGTGGCGATGGTGGTCATGCCGTGGCAGATCGCCTGGAACGCGGTCATACCGGCCAGCCAGTAGGCTAGCGAATTGATCACGGTCAGTACCAGATACACCGAGAAAATGGCTCCGGCGAGCTGCGCCGTGCGCGGCAGCACCCGCTCCGACTGGTCAGAGGATTCAGCGCGGAACAATTGCATACCGCCCACATTGAGCATCGGCAAAATTGCGATCGCCGTAACGATGATGCCGATACCTCCCAACCATTGGAGGAGCGCGCGCCACAATAGGATTCCCGGCGGTGCATCATCGAGCCCAATGATGACGGTCGAGCCGGTGGTTGTCAGGCCGGACATCGCCTCAAAATAAGCGTCGCCGTAACTCAGGCCCAAATCGGAAAAGACGAAGGGCAGCGCGGCGAAGGCCGAAATGATTATCCAGCTGAACGTGGTGAGGATGAACGCCTGCTTGACGCTCAAATTCGCTTCGCCGGTACGGTTGACCAAGGCCATGGCGACGCCGATGAACAGCGTGAACATGGCGGCGGCAAGAAAAACCCGCCAGTCCCGATTGCCAGCGATAGCGTCAGCGATCGCAGGCAACAACATAGCCAGCGCGACCGTCGTCAGCAGAACCCCAATTACAAAGAATATGGGGCGAAAATCTTTAACCGAGCCCATTCAGCAAATGCTCCAGCGTAAGCGGAAGGAAACTTATGCGTGGTTCGGGCAATCGCCTACCTGGCGGACGAAGATCGTTAGCTGGAGGCCTTTCCGAGCGCATGTCCGATGAAGGCGAGGAATTCGCGCCGGGTCTTCGGATCGGAACGAAACGATCCGAGCATGCGGCTCGTCACCATCATAACGCCTCGTTTCTGGATGCCGCGTGTCGTCATGCAGTGATGCGCCGCCTCGACCACGACGCCGACTCCGCGCGGATGGATCACTTCATCCAGCGCGTCTGCGATTTGCGCAGTCATTTTTTCCTGGATCTGTAAACGCCGGGCGTAAACATCCACGATACGGGCCAGTTTGCTGATGCCGACGACGCTCTTATCAGGCAAATAGCCAATATGCACACGGCCGATAATGGGCGCCATGTGATGCTCACAATGGGAGCTGATTTCAATATCCTTGAGCACCACCATTTCGTCGTACCCGTTGGTCTCCTCGAAGGTCTTCTTCAAGATTTCCATCGGATCCTGGCCATACCCAGAATAAAATTCTTCATAGGAACGAACGACTCGGTCGGGCGTTTCCAACAAGCCCTCGCGGTCAGGGTCGTCTCCGGCCCACTGGATCAGAGTCCGCACGGCGGCGCACGCCTCATCTCTAGTGGGTCGTTGATCGATAGGGGCGGAAGAGCCCGCCGAGCTGGAATCATTTGTTACGTGTTTGCTCAAGACACCACTCCTATAGGCAAATAAATTGTGGGGTATAACGCCAGTCCTGCCTAGGGCGGCGGGGACGCGGGCAATGTCTATCGCCTAATTCACGCCCTTGCAACTCACAGCGGCGCGACTTTTAACGGACTTCAATTGAGTCTCACTTGCTGATTAGGGTCATCCAGCGAAAAAGTCGGAATCATAGCTTCAAAACGCTCGCCGCCGTCCACTTCCATTTCATAAAAGCCGACCATAATGCCGGACGACGTCGATAGCGGACAACCGCTGGTATATTCAAAACTTTCTCCCGGCGCCAGGACCGGTTGTTCGCCAACCACCCCGGGGCCGCGCACTTCCTGCACCTGGCCTATTCCGT contains:
- a CDS encoding TrkH family potassium uptake protein, whose translation is MGSVKDFRPIFFVIGVLLTTVALAMLLPAIADAIAGNRDWRVFLAAAMFTLFIGVAMALVNRTGEANLSVKQAFILTTFSWIIISAFAALPFVFSDLGLSYGDAYFEAMSGLTTTGSTVIIGLDDAPPGILLWRALLQWLGGIGIIVTAIAILPMLNVGGMQLFRAESSDQSERVLPRTAQLAGAIFSVYLVLTVINSLAYWLAGMTAFQAICHGMTTIATGGYSTSDRSLGLFDSPTIEAIAIVFMILGSLPFVLYLQAVRGGAKRLWRDTQVRWFMGILLVALLALSGWLWLSSGMAVDDAVRYAAFNAVSILTGTGYSSADFGSWGSFALPAFTVLMFIGGCTGGTTGGIKVFRFQVLYATARVQINQLIQPHGVFPMKYNHRPIPETVPGAVMGFFFLFVVSFAVLAMALSLMGLDYITSISGAATALANVGPGLGPVIGPTGTFQSLPEAAKWLLSFAMLLGRLELFTVLILIVPRFWRD
- a CDS encoding efflux RND transporter permease subunit — translated: MKSPRRDLIGVFLRHRTAANLLMVFLIVIGLFSLGQLNTQFFPKFTVDWVTVSVEWPGASAEDIDANIIGAIEPKVRFLDNVYRVSSMSSEGIGLVAIQFQQSTDLQAALGDVESEIAQITTLPEDSEKPVIQRVFSNEPIGRIVLSGPYPESSLKSLAKDIREGLLAKGVDRVELAGARREEIWAELQPRTMRQLDLEVADIAASIRQSSLDLPSGIVPSGTDKQIRSLGLAKTAEALGHIEVRALDNGEKIYLREIAHITNRFNKDDPLVFRGGEAAIELQVQRAPASDALEQATFLDEYVREIRPTLPPNLKLEQYNDVAEAINDRINLLLKNGASGLLLVVAVLFVFLSGRVAFWVAVGIPVAMLATLAAMALMGQSINMVSLFAMIMAIGIIVDDAIVVGEHSVTRRAAGDSPTRAAEIGAKHMLAPVIAATLTTLAAFLPLFLVSDIIGQIIFAIPMVIIAVLIASLIECFFILPGHLRGALRHDPRHENRFARWFNPRFEAFRDGHFERFVRTCVAWRYLSLSFGVALLVLVFGLMAGGRIGFVFFPSPESDTVYANVAFVEGTKRETSFAMLQELERALRASEQTLTGGKGELIVVSIGQLGKPVGRSDGFFLGSGDHIVGMRVELVPSDSRAVRTQELLNTWRDETRLMAGVENFTVIEEQSGPPGREIELRLSGQSLDDLKAAALEARALLERFPGVSDVNDDLPYGKQEAIIEVTPRGRALGFNTESVGRQVRNAFEGAIAKRFARGDEEITVRVLYDRESLSEADLRGLYLLSPGGQQVPLSEVVAFREKTGFARIRREDGLRTASITAEVDERLNTSDAVIQALEQEGLHALMRQYGANAEFRGKAEEQQRTLGDMKLGALIALISIYMILAAIFSSYIRPLFVMAVIPFGIIGAIIGHLVLGYDVSVLSLVALLGLSGIVVNDSIILVRAIQTRTGNGESLTEALVGGARDRLRAVILTSVTTMFGLLPLLFETSLQAQFLKPMAVTIVFGLLGSTVIVLILVPVLLAVQGDITALFVRYWSFGAARQGKSGS
- the apaG gene encoding Co2+/Mg2+ efflux protein ApaG codes for the protein MYQKMTNSVEITVRPFYLDEQSEPDNNHYVWGYHVTIHNHSPLTVQLLNRYWRITDGIGQVQEVRGPGVVGEQPVLAPGESFEYTSGCPLSTSSGIMVGFYEMEVDGGERFEAMIPTFSLDDPNQQVRLN
- the folE gene encoding GTP cyclohydrolase I FolE is translated as MSKHVTNDSSSAGSSAPIDQRPTRDEACAAVRTLIQWAGDDPDREGLLETPDRVVRSYEEFYSGYGQDPMEILKKTFEETNGYDEMVVLKDIEISSHCEHHMAPIIGRVHIGYLPDKSVVGISKLARIVDVYARRLQIQEKMTAQIADALDEVIHPRGVGVVVEAAHHCMTTRGIQKRGVMMVTSRMLGSFRSDPKTRREFLAFIGHALGKASS